A single window of Granulicella mallensis MP5ACTX8 DNA harbors:
- a CDS encoding glycosyltransferase, with amino-acid sequence MIYFEKATGGLRDMRVAIVHPWFLALGGAEQSVGIVAELYPEADIFTLFCEKSGLPPQLANRKVISSKWNNLPGKYHFYRHLLPIYPMLFEAIDLRGYDLVLSSDSCVIKGVLLDDETTHVCFCHSPMRCLYDQYREYLEALPWLARPIFKLVTRHLRMWDYIAAQRVTGFATNSQYISQRVRTHYGLESEVVYAPVEANSGYIDAQTEDYYLSVGRLVASKRVDLLIHACNRLGRRLIIVGRGRELRNLKRIAGPTIEFADRVPTAQLASLYARCKALLFAAKEDFGIVPLECQSYGRPVIAYGRGGVLETVIPHVTGLHFEEQTTESLVGAILCFESEQERYDPVRIQSNARSFDASKFKQRFSTFVDLCIEAKRRGLPWTAISRSGHELTDVSVNRRQVSLPRGAAAKKWDSAIPMDQLWVE; translated from the coding sequence TTGATTTACTTTGAAAAAGCGACAGGGGGCCTCAGAGATATGCGCGTTGCAATCGTTCATCCTTGGTTTTTGGCCTTGGGCGGTGCCGAGCAGTCTGTGGGGATCGTGGCCGAGCTCTATCCGGAGGCGGATATCTTCACGCTCTTTTGCGAGAAGAGCGGGTTGCCGCCACAGCTTGCCAACCGAAAAGTCATCTCTTCGAAATGGAACAACCTCCCAGGGAAGTACCATTTTTACAGACACTTGCTTCCGATTTACCCTATGCTGTTTGAGGCAATCGATCTGCGGGGGTACGATCTGGTCCTCTCAAGCGATTCCTGTGTAATCAAGGGTGTGCTGCTGGATGACGAAACGACGCATGTGTGCTTCTGCCACAGCCCGATGCGCTGCTTGTACGACCAATACCGTGAATATCTTGAGGCGCTGCCCTGGCTGGCCAGGCCGATCTTCAAGCTTGTGACGCGTCACCTGCGGATGTGGGATTATATTGCCGCTCAACGGGTCACTGGTTTTGCTACCAATTCGCAATACATTTCTCAGCGTGTTCGCACCCACTATGGGCTAGAGAGTGAAGTGGTCTATGCTCCCGTAGAAGCGAACAGTGGATATATCGATGCTCAGACTGAGGACTACTACCTGTCTGTGGGAAGACTAGTAGCCTCCAAGCGTGTAGATCTACTGATTCATGCATGCAATCGGCTTGGACGACGGTTGATCATCGTGGGCCGTGGGCGCGAGCTCCGGAATCTCAAGAGAATTGCAGGGCCGACAATAGAATTTGCCGACCGGGTACCGACCGCTCAACTGGCATCTTTGTATGCCCGCTGCAAAGCTCTGCTGTTTGCTGCAAAGGAAGACTTTGGAATCGTTCCGTTGGAGTGCCAGTCCTATGGCAGGCCGGTCATTGCCTATGGGCGAGGCGGCGTGCTCGAGACGGTAATTCCTCACGTCACGGGATTGCACTTTGAAGAGCAAACGACCGAATCCCTAGTAGGCGCTATTTTGTGCTTCGAGAGTGAGCAGGAACGGTATGATCCGGTCCGGATACAGTCGAATGCACGTTCCTTCGATGCGTCAAAATTCAAGCAGCGGTTCTCGACCTTTGTAGATCTATGCATTGAAGCCAAGCGTCGTGGGCTCCCCTGGACAGCGATTTCACGTAGCGGTCATGAGCTCACAGATGTTTCTGTCAACAGGAGGCAGGTCAGTCTGCCTCGTGGTGCCGCCGCAAAAAAATGGGATAGCGCGATCCCTATGGATCAGCTTTGGGTGGAGTGA
- a CDS encoding acyltransferase family protein — MTYALHVKDRKHFYQLDSLRGLAALAVVLHHWHIFWILTPHSRYIAFLLQLLPFRLLIAGHSSVMMFFVLSGFVLSLPQVAGKRVVYSGYLIKRVCRIYLPYLVALGVALLGCWKWHGLHEYGAWVDNAWTERPQWKYVAQHLLFLGNYNPGRYNISFWTLVQEMRISLIFPLVCALTLRFRARIGGLIALTCFLVNLGLNKVAPNAYSFSQTVGYTGMFIFGILLARYWPYLEGRLNKLKRTTYWAVFLFCVFLYAYTPSLLNYLGWEAAAWDSLTAIGASGIILFSLINKRIDSWLLQPPILFLGKISYSVYLIHAPILFAFGYIFYNRATPVVWLIPYLVVTIVLAAIMYRTVEATSIRLGQVLASKASRVA; from the coding sequence ATGACATACGCATTGCATGTCAAGGATAGAAAGCACTTCTATCAGTTAGATTCTCTCAGAGGATTGGCTGCCCTTGCCGTTGTTCTTCATCATTGGCATATTTTCTGGATCCTCACGCCTCATTCCAGATATATTGCTTTCCTGCTCCAACTCCTGCCATTTAGGCTTCTCATTGCGGGCCACTCTTCCGTCATGATGTTCTTCGTTCTGAGCGGCTTTGTGCTTTCGTTGCCTCAGGTCGCTGGGAAGCGTGTGGTGTATAGCGGCTATCTCATCAAGAGAGTGTGCCGTATCTATCTGCCGTATCTTGTTGCTCTGGGAGTGGCTCTTCTGGGGTGCTGGAAGTGGCATGGACTGCACGAATATGGTGCCTGGGTAGACAATGCCTGGACGGAGCGTCCGCAATGGAAGTATGTTGCGCAGCACCTCTTGTTTCTGGGGAACTACAATCCAGGTCGCTACAACATATCCTTTTGGACGCTGGTGCAGGAGATGCGTATCTCCTTGATCTTTCCACTGGTCTGCGCTCTGACTTTGCGCTTTCGGGCCAGAATTGGGGGCTTGATTGCTCTTACGTGTTTCTTGGTCAATCTGGGCTTGAACAAAGTTGCACCGAACGCGTATAGCTTTTCTCAGACCGTGGGATATACGGGGATGTTTATCTTCGGCATTCTGCTTGCAAGATACTGGCCTTACCTCGAAGGCCGCTTGAACAAGCTAAAGCGAACCACCTATTGGGCTGTCTTTTTGTTTTGCGTATTTCTCTATGCATACACCCCATCTTTATTGAATTACCTGGGATGGGAGGCTGCTGCCTGGGATAGTCTTACTGCGATTGGAGCCTCAGGAATCATCCTCTTTTCGCTCATCAACAAGCGAATTGACTCCTGGCTGCTTCAGCCTCCGATCCTGTTTTTGGGAAAGATTTCGTACAGCGTATACCTGATTCACGCCCCCATTCTGTTTGCCTTCGGATACATCTTTTACAACAGGGCCACACCGGTGGTTTGGTTGATTCCGTATCTCGTTGTGACGATCGTTCTAGCCGCTATCATGTATCGCACGGTTGAGGCCACTTCAATCCGGCTTGGTCAAGTCTTGGCCTCGAAGGCCAGTCGAGTTGCGTGA
- a CDS encoding acyltransferase family protein, with product MVIAPLPENQLENLAPARNIPSLDGLRALSILLVIFAHSSWYLPSWITQNSIFHSVIGNGYHGVAVFFVISGYLITTLLLREFDKTRTVSLKHFYFRRTLRIFPPFYFFLGVMGVLWAVHIIPEDLRSFIASLTYTWAYYPGAHGYFITHTWSLSIEEQFYLIWPLLFVFLHRRSKLIAASTLLIVAMPFIRVLFYFILPHLRGHEFYMVHGWIDTMMVGCLLALVKHQGKWKAWQQRYINGWTVSAMAIIAFYINPVVTAALPKRSSGIFALGISPTVTAFCIGGILMYLTSTENPLILRLFNNRAIRHVGVLSYSLYLWQQLFMSHEFSFLPYGYLYAFAIAECSFWLVEKPSLHLRAKLEATWWPIREPRGSDRGTVKEG from the coding sequence ATGGTCATCGCACCCTTACCTGAAAACCAATTGGAAAATCTGGCACCTGCTCGAAACATCCCTTCCCTGGATGGACTTAGAGCGCTCTCAATTTTGCTGGTGATCTTTGCTCATTCCAGTTGGTATCTTCCATCCTGGATAACGCAAAATTCCATTTTTCATTCGGTCATCGGAAATGGCTATCACGGCGTGGCAGTTTTTTTTGTTATTAGCGGATACCTCATAACTACTCTGCTTTTGCGCGAGTTCGACAAGACCAGAACCGTCTCCCTGAAACATTTTTATTTTCGCCGCACCCTAAGAATTTTTCCACCATTTTATTTTTTCCTGGGGGTAATGGGCGTTCTATGGGCAGTCCACATCATTCCGGAAGATCTGCGCAGTTTTATTGCATCTTTGACCTATACTTGGGCCTATTATCCTGGAGCTCATGGTTACTTCATTACTCATACGTGGTCGTTGAGCATTGAGGAACAGTTTTACCTCATATGGCCACTGCTGTTCGTATTCCTGCATCGCAGGAGCAAGCTGATCGCAGCTAGCACGCTACTCATTGTAGCCATGCCGTTTATTCGAGTCTTGTTCTATTTCATATTGCCACACCTGCGCGGCCACGAATTCTATATGGTTCACGGGTGGATCGATACAATGATGGTCGGTTGTCTGCTTGCGCTTGTGAAACATCAAGGCAAATGGAAGGCGTGGCAGCAACGCTACATAAATGGCTGGACGGTAAGCGCGATGGCAATCATCGCCTTCTACATCAACCCGGTTGTAACGGCTGCTCTTCCGAAGAGATCAAGTGGAATCTTTGCCCTTGGCATCAGCCCAACGGTTACAGCATTCTGCATCGGCGGAATCCTGATGTATCTAACAAGCACGGAAAACCCCTTGATTCTGAGGCTATTCAACAATCGTGCAATTCGTCATGTGGGTGTACTGTCATACAGTCTCTACCTATGGCAGCAGCTCTTTATGTCGCATGAATTTTCTTTCCTCCCATATGGCTATCTTTATGCATTCGCCATTGCGGAGTGCTCGTTCTGGCTTGTGGAAAAACCCTCTTTACATCTGCGGGCAAAGCTCGAAGCCACATGGTGGCCAATTCGAGAGCCAAGAGGATCGGATCGGGGAACCGTAAAGGAGGGGTGA
- a CDS encoding acyltransferase family protein, translated as MSIPKDSIRQASEGSIHLDALRGAAALIVFANHTRALYFSSLLKPAQPAHALAVQRPSTQQSIVPEGFGEIKFASEAVVIFFVLSGYLVGGSVIRSLRTARWSWRVYLTKRITRLWIVLIPAILIGVTLDYVGIHISGPGSVYTQPAGMELGVAFKLFERFHPTVLIGNALFLEGILVPFPGTNASIWSLVNEFWYYLAFPLAALALATKRHWLLRLTWGIGACAILIFVGWPIAILFPIWVFGALASVLPRKLSLKQAKGLSWISGALLLVGMFGVRLLPVRAVQAEYIVGLLTSLLLWCVVQQTSPAKEGLYKTVAGFFSRISYTLYLFHLPMAVFLCGLLNSPWHGWAYTPKNVAMYLASDTVIVILVYGLWRLFESNTDLIRAKVFERERRMS; from the coding sequence GTGTCGATCCCAAAAGATTCAATTAGGCAAGCTTCCGAGGGTTCCATTCATCTGGATGCCCTTCGAGGTGCTGCAGCACTCATCGTCTTCGCAAATCATACGAGAGCTTTATATTTTTCTTCTTTACTGAAGCCGGCACAACCGGCGCATGCTTTGGCTGTGCAGAGACCCTCGACTCAACAATCGATCGTCCCAGAAGGTTTTGGTGAAATCAAATTTGCCAGCGAAGCCGTGGTGATCTTTTTTGTACTCAGCGGTTATCTTGTTGGCGGAAGCGTGATTCGCTCGTTGCGAACTGCACGGTGGTCCTGGCGTGTGTACCTTACAAAGCGGATAACACGCTTATGGATCGTTCTGATTCCGGCAATCCTGATTGGCGTAACACTGGATTATGTAGGCATCCATATATCCGGCCCAGGGAGTGTCTATACGCAACCAGCGGGCATGGAGCTTGGGGTTGCATTCAAACTTTTTGAGCGGTTTCACCCCACTGTTCTGATAGGAAATGCACTCTTCCTTGAAGGGATTCTGGTTCCTTTCCCTGGAACAAATGCTTCGATCTGGAGCCTTGTAAACGAGTTTTGGTACTACCTCGCGTTTCCGCTTGCAGCTCTGGCATTGGCTACGAAAAGACACTGGCTGTTACGGCTGACATGGGGGATAGGAGCCTGTGCGATCCTCATATTCGTTGGCTGGCCTATTGCAATCTTGTTTCCAATCTGGGTTTTTGGAGCGTTGGCAAGTGTGCTGCCAAGGAAGCTTTCGTTGAAGCAGGCAAAGGGGCTCTCCTGGATCTCTGGTGCCTTGCTATTGGTGGGCATGTTTGGGGTGCGGTTGCTTCCCGTTCGAGCAGTTCAAGCCGAGTATATCGTTGGCTTGCTCACAAGCCTTTTGCTGTGGTGTGTTGTCCAACAAACCTCGCCAGCCAAAGAAGGCCTCTACAAGACCGTCGCAGGGTTCTTTTCACGTATCTCGTACACCCTATACCTCTTCCATCTGCCCATGGCGGTTTTCCTTTGTGGTCTTTTGAACTCACCATGGCATGGGTGGGCATATACCCCCAAGAATGTGGCGATGTATCTTGCCAGCGATACGGTGATCGTGATTCTGGTATATGGCTTATGGAGGTTATTCGAGTCAAACACAGATTTGATCCGCGCGAAGGTCTTTGAACGTGAGCGGAGGATGAGCTAA
- a CDS encoding acyltransferase family protein, giving the protein MRTDRTYFFMAKPGEKVRFTDTTASVLLDLVRGLAALLVLSVHLRNMLFVDYPEAIQHGASKLLVIPYVLSSGGHQAVVIFFVLSGYLVGGSVLRLLRQRQWQWRSYLLHRIVRLWIVLLPGLLLCFLLDSIGLRSHSLLYHGIIPNYETGDISQLHTIKIFFGNLFFLQPMWVPTYGSDGSLWSLSYEFWYYLLFPLGLIAIRREFSWRTRCACLIGFIASSWFVRIHILPLFPIWLLGVALTMVPAPRLGLAVRWMAAALYMPLIFVFSRKAIWSLLVQDYIFAIVSALFLWIMLSAKDEADKSGYFTRGSRGLSRFSYTLYVAHLPFLLLAASLLIGTQRWLPDVRHIAEALGLLVVALIYSYGIAAVTEYKTEVFRHWLERNLGIFSAPKAHAPSLLRQEVLPGKDKS; this is encoded by the coding sequence ATGAGGACAGATCGCACCTATTTCTTTATGGCTAAACCTGGTGAGAAGGTTCGCTTCACTGATACGACGGCTTCCGTCTTGCTTGATCTGGTGCGGGGTCTGGCAGCATTGCTTGTGCTATCCGTTCATCTACGGAATATGCTCTTCGTTGATTATCCAGAAGCCATTCAGCACGGAGCCTCTAAACTATTAGTCATTCCCTATGTGCTTAGCTCTGGGGGACATCAGGCTGTCGTTATCTTTTTTGTGCTCAGCGGCTATCTGGTCGGTGGAAGCGTACTGCGTTTACTGCGACAAAGACAGTGGCAATGGAGATCGTATTTGCTCCATCGCATCGTACGCTTATGGATCGTCTTACTTCCCGGCCTTCTTCTTTGTTTTCTACTCGATTCAATCGGCCTTCGATCGCATAGCTTGCTATATCACGGAATTATTCCGAACTATGAGACCGGCGATATCTCTCAGCTACATACGATCAAGATTTTCTTTGGCAACCTGTTTTTTCTTCAACCGATGTGGGTGCCGACCTACGGATCGGATGGATCTCTCTGGAGCCTTTCATACGAATTCTGGTACTACCTTCTTTTTCCTCTCGGCCTTATCGCCATTCGTAGAGAGTTTTCATGGAGGACCAGATGCGCATGCCTTATCGGCTTCATCGCTTCTTCCTGGTTTGTGCGAATTCACATCCTCCCACTATTCCCAATATGGCTTTTGGGGGTAGCGTTGACGATGGTTCCAGCTCCACGCCTGGGATTGGCTGTTCGCTGGATGGCGGCAGCACTCTACATGCCGCTTATTTTCGTTTTCTCTCGAAAAGCCATCTGGTCACTCTTAGTTCAGGATTACATTTTTGCTATCGTCAGTGCTCTGTTTCTTTGGATTATGCTTTCAGCAAAAGATGAGGCAGATAAATCGGGATACTTCACCCGAGGGTCACGTGGACTGTCCCGCTTCTCTTACACCCTCTATGTGGCTCACCTGCCTTTCTTATTGCTTGCAGCCTCTTTACTGATAGGGACCCAGCGGTGGCTCCCAGATGTCAGGCACATTGCTGAAGCATTAGGCTTACTTGTGGTGGCACTGATTTATTCCTATGGCATTGCGGCGGTCACTGAATACAAGACAGAGGTATTTCGTCACTGGCTAGAACGCAACCTGGGAATCTTTTCAGCTCCGAAGGCACATGCTCCAAGCCTGCTGCGACAAGAAGTGTTACCTGGAAAAGACAAATCATAG
- a CDS encoding acyltransferase family protein has translation MQVSQLDQQESSRSEFKGESSRHYPALDGLRGIAILAVFCYHFGGGSKSSNWLIQIWSGIADTGWMGVDLFFVLSGFLITGILYDTAHKPHRVKNFYARRSLRIFPLYYGVLLLFLLLTPVLQLHWKPGHLLYFFYLSNMMPLFTPGLASPGPKMMVGHFWTLAVEEQFYLVWPFIVWHVRDRRRLLQVSVAIMLAALILRIILVYRGVTFFHIFPLLPTRIDTLVCGGIAALLVRGPLPERIPVKRVFVVSSLTTLIVLISMRFTTHGNQVLATFGYTVVAVCFACLVFFAQQGRGWIARIGRLRFLRFFGRYSYGLYIYHGLLFVFLVQAVHPIQRLVHSDLLGGAIVVISSLAITLGAAILSYHYFEAPILNLKKRFS, from the coding sequence ATGCAAGTTTCTCAGCTTGATCAGCAAGAATCATCCCGGAGTGAATTCAAGGGGGAATCAAGCCGTCACTACCCGGCGCTGGATGGTTTGCGTGGAATCGCGATACTGGCTGTGTTTTGCTACCACTTCGGAGGTGGTAGCAAGAGTTCAAATTGGCTGATTCAAATCTGGTCTGGCATCGCGGATACGGGGTGGATGGGGGTTGATCTCTTTTTCGTGCTTTCCGGGTTTCTTATTACAGGAATCCTTTACGATACCGCGCATAAGCCTCATCGGGTCAAAAACTTCTATGCGCGACGTTCGCTAAGAATCTTTCCTCTATATTACGGTGTTCTGCTGCTATTTCTGCTTTTAACACCCGTTCTCCAGCTTCACTGGAAACCTGGGCATCTTCTCTACTTTTTTTATCTTTCCAATATGATGCCCCTCTTTACCCCGGGACTTGCCTCTCCGGGGCCAAAGATGATGGTCGGACATTTTTGGACGCTGGCAGTGGAAGAGCAGTTTTATTTGGTTTGGCCATTTATCGTCTGGCATGTCCGAGACCGAAGGAGGCTGTTGCAAGTCTCGGTAGCAATCATGCTGGCCGCTCTTATACTGCGCATCATTCTTGTCTATCGTGGAGTCACTTTTTTTCACATCTTCCCCCTATTGCCTACGCGGATTGACACGCTAGTCTGCGGAGGAATCGCTGCACTATTGGTTAGAGGGCCGTTGCCGGAACGCATCCCAGTTAAGAGAGTATTTGTCGTCTCAAGCTTAACCACCCTCATTGTGCTTATAAGTATGAGATTCACTACGCACGGAAACCAGGTTCTTGCGACCTTCGGCTATACCGTTGTGGCGGTCTGTTTCGCGTGCTTAGTTTTTTTTGCACAACAGGGAAGAGGCTGGATCGCTCGGATTGGCCGCCTCAGATTTCTTCGCTTCTTCGGGCGCTACAGCTATGGGCTTTATATATACCACGGTCTTTTGTTTGTCTTCCTCGTTCAGGCGGTACATCCGATCCAGCGGCTTGTACACTCAGATCTTTTAGGCGGAGCTATTGTGGTTATCTCCTCATTAGCTATAACTCTAGGGGCTGCAATATTGAGCTATCATTATTTCGAAGCCCCCATCCTGAATCTCAAAAAGCGATTCTCCTGA
- a CDS encoding polysaccharide biosynthesis/export family protein translates to MDITTELIETCGQSKNDWLRTAGIPTLLLCLGLLLIGPGVQSSHAQSATPDRLAPYGPNVTETGQLVLGAGDVVDVTVFNTIELSGRLRVDQEGRVDLPVGGQLEVAGLNSNQAARAIEKRLRDGQIMLDPHVTVQIFQFATQGITLMGEVRAPGTYPLFGPHTLYEALSFAGGPTQNEGSTITITHHSDPTHPLVIQVRSTNYSAVQNSTPVFPGDTIVVAQADFVYVIGDVNAPGAYSIPLGRDLSLLNILALCRGWTVTASASKATIIRKTATGTETIPVDFNQVVKNAAPNLVLQASDVLVMPHSGFKRFLQYALPSATASALSAGVDVAVIK, encoded by the coding sequence GTGGATATTACAACTGAGCTGATAGAAACCTGCGGTCAATCAAAAAATGATTGGCTCCGGACGGCGGGCATCCCAACGTTGTTGCTTTGCCTTGGGTTACTTCTGATCGGCCCAGGCGTACAGTCAAGCCACGCGCAATCGGCCACTCCGGATAGACTCGCCCCCTATGGCCCGAATGTAACGGAGACTGGCCAGCTTGTCCTGGGTGCAGGCGACGTTGTCGATGTGACGGTGTTCAATACTATAGAGCTATCGGGGAGGCTTCGTGTCGATCAGGAGGGCAGGGTGGACTTGCCCGTCGGAGGCCAATTAGAGGTTGCTGGCCTCAACTCTAATCAGGCGGCGCGTGCCATTGAAAAGCGTCTCCGTGACGGGCAGATCATGCTTGATCCTCATGTAACCGTTCAGATCTTTCAATTTGCAACGCAGGGCATCACTCTGATGGGAGAAGTCCGCGCTCCCGGCACTTATCCGCTCTTTGGGCCTCATACGCTCTACGAAGCACTATCTTTCGCGGGGGGACCTACCCAGAATGAGGGTTCGACGATTACGATTACTCACCATAGCGATCCAACTCATCCGCTTGTGATACAGGTTAGGTCAACCAATTATTCTGCAGTTCAGAATTCCACTCCGGTCTTTCCAGGAGATACTATCGTCGTAGCTCAGGCGGATTTTGTTTATGTCATTGGTGACGTGAATGCGCCTGGGGCGTATTCTATTCCGCTGGGCCGCGACTTAAGTCTGCTTAATATCCTGGCGCTGTGTCGTGGATGGACGGTCACAGCCTCGGCTTCCAAAGCCACAATCATCCGTAAGACGGCAACTGGAACGGAAACGATCCCTGTCGACTTTAACCAGGTAGTAAAAAATGCCGCCCCCAATCTGGTACTACAGGCCTCAGATGTTCTGGTTATGCCACATAGCGGTTTCAAGCGGTTCCTCCAGTATGCTCTTCCTTCAGCTACCGCAAGTGCGCTCAGTGCTGGTGTGGATGTAGCAGTTATAAAATAA
- a CDS encoding GumC family protein, whose protein sequence is MSLGDIAQMLGRHKWFILACIVIGTVVAVVYVKSVTPIYEATASIRIDPGRIGSLGLADLTGTQADSAELIATEMAIIKSDAVAIDTMHSLSDEEFREYAGPNAKQLAIPLGAISLSPAQEEMLSHFKSQINVLQVPSTQLVTISFRNPNPQVAALLANRLIEAYLRQTFDSRYGSVTQVTKWLSSEMDSLRERAAEAQKKLADFQEKNNILMLGGGSSGSSKDGGGESPSPSASTVTDRLTQLNNRLTVAQGDRIVKEAQMRAAENGNTAVLAAMFPSANLAALQSQQATLYGQYVQLSTKFGQNYPPLAQVKDQMQKTDAELERQSSIVKNRLKQEYDTAVAIQSSLQQQYDEQTDKAYALNRKAAEFAVLYAEGSSSRELYNTLQYKLQQAGVDAGLQSVNTMRVDTARAPLIPVEPKKLVILSFGLVLGLFAGVGSAFLREALSDKLQSVDQIERALGYQLLAIIPHISIAQRTDNKGDAPAFDASQMLVAYNSPLSVNAEAFRNLRNALLLSSIDRPAKMLLVSSTIPGEGKSSTTANYGVVLAQKGARVLLVDADLRRPALHSKFGVENKRGLSNLILGDDTAEPFTNPLPDLDNLFLLTAGKKVALPSEALGSNKFYSLLQQWEQEFDYIIVDSAPLLIVSDSLPLASWADALILVTRYNMTPLGALKRIRDVLRHTNAQVAGVVINDMAVTQTGYYGGYGSGYYN, encoded by the coding sequence TTGTCTCTCGGCGACATCGCCCAAATGCTTGGCAGGCATAAATGGTTCATTCTTGCCTGCATCGTGATCGGCACGGTTGTTGCAGTCGTGTACGTTAAATCCGTAACTCCGATTTATGAGGCTACGGCCAGCATCCGAATCGATCCGGGCCGTATTGGCTCGCTGGGTCTTGCCGATTTGACGGGGACTCAGGCGGACTCTGCGGAGTTGATTGCCACGGAGATGGCCATCATTAAGAGCGATGCTGTGGCCATTGACACCATGCACTCTCTTTCGGATGAGGAGTTCCGGGAGTACGCCGGTCCCAACGCAAAGCAATTAGCGATTCCTCTTGGAGCGATCTCTCTCTCGCCGGCGCAAGAAGAGATGCTCAGTCATTTCAAATCGCAGATCAATGTGCTCCAGGTGCCGAGCACGCAATTGGTAACAATCTCATTCCGTAACCCGAATCCGCAGGTAGCAGCACTCCTCGCTAACCGTTTGATTGAGGCATATCTCCGTCAGACCTTTGATAGTCGTTATGGTTCGGTCACTCAGGTCACGAAGTGGCTGTCCAGCGAGATGGATTCTCTCCGAGAACGCGCTGCCGAAGCGCAGAAGAAGCTAGCTGACTTCCAGGAAAAGAACAACATTCTCATGCTGGGTGGAGGCAGCTCCGGATCCAGCAAGGATGGCGGGGGAGAATCGCCAAGCCCATCCGCCTCTACGGTGACAGATCGTCTCACGCAGCTGAATAATCGTTTGACCGTAGCCCAGGGCGATCGGATCGTCAAAGAGGCCCAGATGCGTGCTGCCGAGAACGGAAATACAGCTGTTCTGGCAGCCATGTTCCCCAGTGCCAATTTGGCCGCCCTGCAATCGCAGCAGGCAACGTTGTACGGTCAATATGTACAACTTTCGACTAAGTTCGGGCAAAACTACCCGCCGCTTGCCCAAGTCAAGGACCAGATGCAAAAAACTGACGCAGAGCTCGAGCGCCAGAGTTCCATCGTGAAGAATCGCTTGAAGCAAGAGTACGATACTGCTGTTGCGATTCAGAGCTCACTGCAGCAGCAATACGATGAACAGACCGATAAGGCGTACGCCCTCAATCGCAAAGCGGCAGAGTTCGCGGTGTTGTATGCGGAGGGAAGCTCCAGCAGAGAGCTTTACAATACGCTGCAATACAAGCTCCAGCAGGCAGGAGTCGATGCTGGGTTGCAAAGCGTCAATACCATGCGGGTAGATACAGCCCGGGCCCCATTGATCCCTGTCGAACCCAAGAAATTAGTCATTCTGAGTTTCGGTTTGGTTCTGGGTCTTTTTGCTGGGGTAGGTTCGGCATTCCTCCGGGAAGCCTTATCGGACAAACTGCAGAGCGTGGATCAGATCGAGCGCGCCTTGGGGTATCAGCTGCTTGCAATTATTCCTCATATCTCGATAGCACAGAGGACAGACAACAAAGGCGATGCCCCTGCTTTCGATGCGTCTCAGATGTTGGTGGCTTATAACAGCCCGTTGTCCGTAAACGCAGAAGCTTTTCGTAACCTGCGCAATGCTCTTCTGCTGTCTTCTATTGATAGGCCAGCGAAGATGTTGTTAGTTAGCAGCACCATCCCGGGAGAAGGTAAAAGTTCCACAACGGCCAACTATGGGGTGGTACTGGCGCAGAAAGGTGCTCGAGTTTTGCTGGTAGACGCTGATCTTCGGCGCCCAGCCCTGCACAGTAAATTTGGTGTCGAGAACAAGCGCGGTCTCAGTAATTTGATTCTTGGAGATGATACTGCCGAGCCCTTCACCAATCCTCTTCCGGACCTTGATAATCTCTTTCTGTTGACTGCCGGAAAGAAGGTTGCCCTTCCTTCGGAAGCTCTCGGCTCTAATAAGTTCTACTCGCTCCTGCAACAATGGGAGCAGGAATTTGATTACATCATCGTCGACTCAGCTCCTTTGCTGATTGTGAGCGATAGCTTGCCCCTTGCAAGCTGGGCGGATGCACTCATTCTTGTTACCCGCTATAACATGACACCGCTTGGTGCACTCAAGCGCATTCGCGATGTTCTGCGACACACAAACGCCCAGGTGGCGGGCGTGGTTATCAACGACATGGCTGTCACTCAAACGGGCTATTACGGAGGCTACGGTAGTGGATATTACAACTGA